The following are from one region of the Pectobacterium actinidiae genome:
- a CDS encoding ankyrin repeat domain-containing protein, producing MRASELFEPPVVAVLESIQKGDESAARHQLSQGVNLNIQGKEGITPLLWLIYETKDKKAVTLALKLGVDPNYKDGFGDSAVNSVAGAKDPDWLRIILDAGGDPNAIGRLGQPAIFSAIGEERWADIKLLVERGADLNLVDGPKRNSAHYAAYLNKYEIAYWLIEQGADSHIYDETGSNLAFTVDDSLSIMSPKSPQYPWALKVKQLLLDRGVKFPPLSPAEVRDRWEKGLPV from the coding sequence ATGCGGGCAAGTGAACTTTTTGAACCGCCCGTGGTGGCGGTACTGGAAAGTATTCAAAAAGGTGACGAGTCAGCAGCCCGTCATCAGCTGTCACAGGGCGTTAACCTGAATATTCAGGGGAAAGAGGGCATCACGCCGCTGCTGTGGCTGATTTATGAGACAAAGGATAAAAAAGCCGTCACGCTGGCGCTTAAACTGGGGGTCGACCCGAATTATAAAGATGGGTTTGGCGACAGTGCGGTGAATTCCGTCGCGGGCGCGAAAGACCCTGACTGGCTTCGCATTATCCTAGATGCGGGAGGCGACCCGAATGCGATTGGGCGTCTTGGCCAGCCAGCAATATTTAGTGCTATTGGGGAAGAGCGCTGGGCCGATATCAAATTGCTCGTAGAGCGGGGCGCTGATTTGAATCTCGTTGATGGCCCCAAAAGAAATAGCGCCCACTATGCTGCTTATCTGAATAAGTATGAAATCGCCTATTGGCTGATAGAACAAGGCGCAGATAGTCATATTTATGATGAGACAGGCAGTAATCTCGCTTTTACCGTGGATGACAGCTTATCCATTATGTCTCCTAAATCTCCTCAATACCCTTGGGCATTAAAGGTAAAACAGCTATTACTGGATCGCGGTGTTAAATTCCCACCGCTGTCACCTGCTGAAGTTCGCGATCGTTGGGAAAAAGGACTGCCAGTATAG
- a CDS encoding PAAR domain-containing protein, which translates to MPGAARLGDSCAGHGCFPATPIIEGSGDVIINGKPAARKSDAVLLHACPCPNMPHGVHSRAISAGSGTVIINGKLAARIGDAIGCGGSVAAGSGNVIIGDSPYQSPVKACAEQSAKSRAPLLALTPMLLPTLMEWASVAELPILDDLLSVAQRKDRYLARAKLATEAASLPGLADAAKRLAFNNDSILRAEAAQYVYSVDEFRRGVLDKLPKAPIGLDILDTGAIPGLKNANMTDMKTGFGASLFKSAINGETMLTYRGTNNAVTGAKDWLTNAAQGMGLESAQYNQAMDLAKLVKRAVSPPPVIVGHSLGGGLASAGVGVTGLPGYTFNAAGLHTNTVARVGGADLAKTASLIKTQAVDGEVLTMAQTYGKALIPGLLSGAGALIGGTAGAVLGGVIGVAKLLEGGLPKASGDMMALPAVGGSPIARHGMDQVIAGIESQKKEDIGKITNTFRGI; encoded by the coding sequence ATGCCAGGAGCGGCACGTTTAGGGGACAGTTGCGCAGGTCACGGCTGTTTCCCTGCCACCCCGATTATTGAAGGCAGCGGTGATGTCATCATCAATGGTAAACCGGCCGCCCGTAAAAGCGATGCGGTCTTACTCCATGCCTGCCCTTGCCCGAATATGCCCCACGGCGTACACAGTCGTGCGATATCCGCGGGCTCCGGCACGGTTATCATCAATGGAAAGCTGGCGGCGCGTATCGGTGATGCGATCGGCTGTGGCGGCTCGGTCGCTGCGGGTAGTGGGAATGTCATCATTGGCGATTCGCCCTACCAGTCTCCAGTTAAGGCGTGTGCTGAGCAATCGGCAAAAAGCCGTGCGCCTCTGCTGGCATTGACGCCGATGTTATTGCCGACGTTAATGGAATGGGCGTCGGTCGCCGAGCTGCCCATTCTTGATGACCTACTCTCCGTCGCTCAGCGTAAAGATCGTTATCTGGCGCGCGCCAAGTTGGCGACTGAAGCCGCATCGCTGCCGGGGTTAGCCGATGCGGCAAAGCGGCTGGCGTTTAACAACGACAGCATCTTACGCGCTGAGGCCGCCCAGTATGTGTACTCGGTCGATGAATTTCGGCGAGGCGTACTGGATAAATTGCCTAAGGCACCGATTGGACTGGATATTCTGGATACCGGCGCGATTCCTGGGCTAAAAAATGCCAACATGACGGACATGAAAACGGGCTTCGGTGCATCATTATTCAAGTCTGCGATTAATGGTGAGACGATGTTGACCTATCGGGGCACCAATAACGCGGTGACAGGGGCTAAAGACTGGTTGACTAACGCTGCTCAGGGGATGGGACTTGAATCTGCTCAGTATAATCAGGCAATGGATTTAGCAAAACTGGTAAAAAGAGCCGTCTCACCACCTCCCGTTATTGTGGGGCATTCATTAGGCGGTGGCCTGGCATCGGCTGGCGTTGGCGTTACTGGATTGCCGGGTTATACCTTTAATGCTGCGGGTTTGCATACCAATACTGTGGCGCGCGTTGGTGGTGCCGATTTGGCGAAAACCGCCTCGCTAATAAAGACGCAGGCAGTGGATGGTGAGGTATTAACCATGGCACAAACCTACGGTAAGGCATTGATTCCTGGTTTATTGTCTGGCGCGGGCGCATTGATTGGTGGAACCGCCGGTGCAGTGCTAGGGGGCGTCATCGGTGTTGCAAAACTGTTGGAAGGGGGCCTCCCGAAAGCAAGCGGTGATATGATGGCACTTCCCGCAGTCGGGGGCTCGCCGATTGCGCGTCACGGTATGGATCAGGTGATTGCGGGTATTGAAAGCCAGAAAAAGGAAGATATCGGGAAGATAACCAATACATTCAGGGGAATATAA
- a CDS encoding DUF4123 domain-containing protein, translating to MSVSQPFLELLPEDDAVWQTRIAQGGCFVIAEASMNDAVPWLAERWGGSLEQTRLYWGETGRVHASVSPYCIPLNVANWSQVKEHIITQPGWGMGLQLAWFMQAYSPLDQLLEVTKHLRQWSLVTSPSGENAILRVGDWQVVNQLLSASSAQEACALYGPIASFCDISPDGAVRALNLTAREPHSIPDILPRQLSAEQWHAIMVPYGHQNLARYMAHLRTYHADWKNASDDELQVFTHQQTEQAKNNGFNNDRDIVRWLALATELSPEFIHQPWAKNILIQPEYIGTQSRMDRLYQAAIDHLDEA from the coding sequence GTGAGTGTATCGCAACCTTTCCTTGAACTGTTGCCGGAAGATGATGCCGTCTGGCAAACGCGTATCGCTCAGGGCGGCTGTTTTGTTATCGCAGAGGCATCGATGAACGATGCTGTACCGTGGCTGGCCGAACGCTGGGGAGGCAGCCTGGAACAGACGCGTTTGTACTGGGGGGAAACAGGACGCGTTCATGCCTCGGTATCGCCCTATTGCATCCCGCTTAATGTCGCCAACTGGTCGCAGGTGAAAGAACACATCATTACCCAACCCGGCTGGGGTATGGGGCTACAGCTGGCGTGGTTTATGCAAGCTTATTCGCCGCTCGATCAACTGCTTGAGGTGACGAAACATCTGCGGCAGTGGAGCCTGGTGACCTCACCTTCCGGGGAAAACGCCATCCTGCGCGTGGGCGACTGGCAGGTGGTGAATCAGTTGTTATCTGCCAGTTCCGCACAAGAAGCCTGTGCACTCTATGGCCCGATAGCCAGCTTCTGCGACATTTCTCCTGATGGCGCGGTTCGCGCTTTAAACCTCACCGCCCGTGAACCCCACTCTATTCCAGACATCCTGCCGCGCCAACTGAGTGCTGAACAATGGCACGCCATCATGGTGCCTTATGGGCATCAGAATCTGGCGCGCTATATGGCGCATCTGCGTACTTACCATGCTGACTGGAAGAATGCGTCTGACGATGAACTACAGGTGTTTACCCATCAGCAGACGGAGCAGGCGAAAAACAACGGCTTTAACAACGACCGCGATATCGTGCGCTGGCTGGCATTGGCGACAGAACTCTCGCCGGAATTCATTCATCAGCCCTGGGCAAAAAATATTCTGATACAGCCTGAATATATTGGCACGCAAAGCCGTATGGATCGCCTGTATCAGGCAGCTATTGACCACCTGGACGAAGCATAA
- a CDS encoding type VI secretion system tip protein VgrG: MANSTGLQFTVKVGALEAGTFAVVDFRLDEGLNRPFSLSLSLASALPDVDFGAVLDQPCELMIWYEGELKRRVSGIISGFTQGDTGFRRTRYQMEVRPALWRLGLRTNARIFQAQKPDAIIGALLEEAGITDYAFALRNEHAVREYCVQYRESDLAFITRLAAEEGMYFFHEYEEGKHRVVFADDAGALTKGPELFFNLANQGLSEGDYVRRFHYAERVSTSDVELKDYSFKTPAYGLSHKKMSGELAHQRESYQHYDYPGRYKQDPSGKAFSGYRLDALRSGAVTSEGESNCAGLMPGNTFTLTEHPNATLNAVWQTVSVTHVGQQPQALEEESGGEPTTMSNSFTVVKGTTTWRAAMPYKPMVDGPQIATVVGPTGEEIYCDQYGRVKLQFPWDRYGASNDQSSCWVRVSQGWAGGQYGMIAIPRIGHEVIVSFLEGDPDQPIITGRTFHATNPTPYVLPAHKTRTTLRTDTHKGSGFNELRFEDEATREQIYYHAQKDMDGVINNIHRQSVGRDQHLSVDQDQFQRVTRHRHRTIGKDDFENIGQDHHQEIGRSFIQKIGASFKRFIGGGEITRIEGSRQTTMSGSEETLIGAHQRVLVNTDSYLKAADIVLEAGQALTIKAPGGFIKIDSAGVTISGTIVKINDGGAAGVGTAPVSITPEDPMKPTLPDAPDRR; encoded by the coding sequence GTGGCAAACAGTACAGGATTACAGTTCACCGTAAAGGTCGGCGCGTTGGAGGCTGGCACCTTTGCGGTAGTGGATTTCAGGCTGGATGAAGGGCTGAATCGGCCTTTCAGCCTGTCGCTGAGTCTGGCGAGCGCGTTGCCGGATGTGGATTTCGGCGCGGTGCTGGACCAGCCGTGCGAGCTGATGATTTGGTATGAAGGCGAACTGAAACGTCGGGTCAGCGGGATTATCAGTGGCTTCACGCAGGGCGATACCGGATTCCGGCGCACGCGCTATCAGATGGAAGTCCGTCCGGCGCTGTGGCGACTGGGGCTGCGCACCAATGCCCGCATCTTTCAGGCACAGAAACCGGACGCGATTATTGGTGCGTTACTGGAAGAAGCAGGGATTACCGATTACGCCTTTGCACTACGTAACGAGCATGCGGTGCGGGAATACTGCGTACAGTATCGGGAAAGTGATTTGGCGTTTATCACCCGTCTGGCGGCGGAAGAAGGGATGTATTTCTTCCACGAATACGAAGAGGGTAAACACCGCGTGGTATTTGCCGATGATGCGGGCGCGCTAACCAAAGGCCCCGAGCTGTTCTTCAACCTCGCCAATCAGGGATTAAGTGAGGGCGACTATGTCCGGCGCTTCCACTACGCGGAGCGGGTGAGTACCTCGGACGTGGAGTTGAAGGATTACAGCTTCAAGACACCGGCTTACGGGCTGTCACACAAGAAGATGAGCGGCGAGCTGGCGCACCAGCGAGAAAGCTATCAGCACTACGACTATCCGGGGCGCTATAAGCAAGACCCGAGCGGCAAGGCGTTCAGCGGTTACCGGCTGGATGCGCTGCGTTCAGGGGCGGTGACAAGCGAAGGGGAATCCAACTGCGCAGGGCTGATGCCGGGCAATACCTTTACTCTGACGGAGCACCCGAATGCGACGCTGAATGCGGTATGGCAGACGGTGAGTGTGACGCACGTCGGGCAGCAGCCGCAGGCGCTGGAAGAGGAAAGCGGCGGCGAACCGACCACCATGAGCAACAGCTTCACGGTGGTGAAAGGCACGACGACGTGGCGTGCGGCCATGCCGTACAAACCGATGGTGGACGGCCCGCAAATCGCCACCGTCGTCGGCCCGACGGGGGAAGAAATTTACTGTGACCAGTACGGTCGGGTAAAACTGCAATTCCCGTGGGATCGCTACGGTGCGAGCAACGACCAGAGCTCGTGCTGGGTGCGCGTCAGCCAGGGCTGGGCGGGCGGCCAGTACGGCATGATCGCCATTCCGCGTATCGGCCATGAAGTGATCGTCAGTTTCCTTGAAGGCGACCCGGACCAGCCGATTATCACCGGGCGTACTTTCCACGCCACTAATCCGACGCCGTATGTTTTACCGGCACATAAAACGCGCACCACGCTGCGTACCGATACCCATAAAGGCAGTGGTTTCAACGAGCTGCGCTTTGAGGATGAGGCGACGCGTGAACAAATTTATTACCACGCCCAGAAAGATATGGATGGCGTTATTAACAACATCCACCGGCAGAGTGTCGGGCGCGATCAGCACCTCAGCGTGGATCAGGATCAGTTCCAACGGGTGACGCGTCACCGTCACCGAACGATAGGCAAGGATGATTTTGAAAACATCGGTCAGGATCATCATCAGGAAATTGGCCGGAGTTTTATTCAGAAGATTGGTGCGTCGTTCAAGCGGTTCATCGGCGGGGGAGAAATTACCCGTATCGAAGGGAGCCGTCAGACCACGATGTCCGGTTCTGAAGAGACGTTGATCGGCGCGCACCAGCGCGTTCTGGTGAATACGGACAGCTATCTGAAAGCCGCGGATATCGTGCTGGAAGCGGGGCAGGCTCTGACCATCAAAGCGCCTGGCGGCTTTATCAAGATTGATAGCGCGGGCGTCACGATTTCTGGGACGATTGTGAAAATCAACGATGGCGGAGCGGCTGGCGTAGGGACGGCACCAGTATCGATTACGCCAGAAGACCCGATGAAACCCACGCTACCGGATGCGCCAGACAGACGTTAA
- a CDS encoding tetratricopeptide repeat protein: protein MMKYKKLVIVLSSCWLASCQAPITSLSESELVASANRGNGEAQYQLAKTLAARSQYTEAMQWMQKASGLSELPGNQELRAAAALQVGDWFQAGLGAPKNSPSARQWWTTSSRLGNGEAGHRLGMDCQVQHQGKLVTACLNAFESAAANGYPPAQLIVAQWHATHVGGEKEAVSWLLKASELGNRDAQYQLAQRYEQGKGVVIRRDLAERWYFRAATLGQAQAQLWMARHEDGENALNWYQKSASSGDAEAQLWLGKVYREGKRLPWDEKKARYWLERAASGGSGEADYLLSQSQTTHEKREQYLVQASSAGYIRAQRELGERLFNATEFARAREEYAKAASAGDTESRLAYGEMLRLGQGGKEDYVEAMKQYRLAANEGNRMAQYRMGMMRQDGLGASRNRIHAYAWYAMAATEGMPEAIHARNDLEATMQPDEIKAGQRLAMHWSSGKTE, encoded by the coding sequence ATGATGAAATACAAAAAATTAGTAATAGTTCTGTCGTCCTGTTGGCTGGCGTCATGTCAGGCGCCCATCACATCGCTGTCTGAATCGGAACTCGTGGCGTCAGCGAATCGGGGAAACGGTGAAGCACAATATCAGCTGGCAAAGACGCTCGCCGCGCGCTCGCAGTACACCGAGGCGATGCAGTGGATGCAAAAGGCATCTGGCCTGTCTGAACTTCCGGGCAATCAGGAACTGCGTGCGGCCGCTGCACTTCAGGTCGGTGACTGGTTTCAGGCCGGGCTGGGCGCGCCCAAGAACAGCCCGTCTGCTCGCCAGTGGTGGACAACGTCCTCACGTCTGGGAAATGGCGAAGCGGGGCATCGGCTTGGCATGGACTGTCAGGTTCAGCATCAGGGAAAGCTGGTGACGGCCTGCCTGAATGCATTTGAATCCGCTGCGGCAAATGGCTATCCCCCTGCACAGTTGATTGTCGCCCAGTGGCATGCGACGCATGTGGGCGGCGAAAAAGAGGCCGTATCGTGGTTACTGAAGGCCTCCGAACTGGGCAATCGGGATGCGCAATACCAACTGGCACAGCGCTATGAACAAGGTAAAGGCGTGGTGATCCGTCGCGACCTGGCCGAACGCTGGTATTTCCGCGCGGCGACGCTGGGTCAGGCACAGGCGCAACTGTGGATGGCGCGACACGAAGACGGCGAGAATGCGTTGAACTGGTATCAAAAATCCGCGTCATCAGGTGATGCCGAAGCACAGCTTTGGCTAGGCAAGGTTTACCGCGAAGGTAAGCGCTTACCTTGGGATGAAAAAAAGGCGCGCTATTGGCTGGAGCGTGCCGCGTCTGGCGGATCGGGCGAGGCTGATTACTTGCTTAGTCAGAGCCAGACAACGCATGAAAAGCGCGAACAGTATCTGGTTCAGGCATCCTCTGCGGGCTATATCCGGGCGCAGCGTGAGCTGGGGGAGCGGCTATTTAACGCGACCGAATTTGCGCGTGCGCGTGAAGAATATGCCAAAGCGGCCTCAGCAGGAGATACCGAATCCCGTCTAGCCTATGGCGAGATGCTGCGGCTGGGGCAAGGCGGCAAAGAGGATTATGTTGAGGCGATGAAGCAGTATCGTCTGGCAGCGAATGAGGGTAACCGTATGGCGCAATATCGCATGGGCATGATGCGTCAGGATGGGTTAGGTGCATCGCGTAACCGTATTCATGCTTACGCCTGGTATGCGATGGCGGCGACGGAGGGAATGCCCGAAGCCATTCATGCGCGTAACGATCTGGAAGCGACGATGCAGCCGGATGAAATCAAGGCCGGACAGCGGCTGGCGATGCACTGGTCATCCGGGAAAACGGAGTAA
- a CDS encoding DUF4123 domain-containing protein has translation MMANGYTLFEISQFNAPLFAIISPLSYPSLPEYWQAFQPAASDIWQQLHFGKDAENWQMWAPIVVKVEEGKPGETLLHWLTETQPERHGNVILMHGELTLQQVADFWQQRIFCLWPDGTRALFRSYAPDVLSAWWSTLDLAAQTDFLGPLNNLYLPIVNSERGEYQLFAQQDVNKEYKNDINNAYQITLTRYQYYLLANDNRLHRLANELFLFVSAQCVFPLDIEIVNARFISGIELARRFYPKASEAECEAWSAHRWVLGSEFYLHPIFIHLTERYSIADSIRIFKSEPERIESVQLNYHRPGWMRGELPDITEVTL, from the coding sequence ATGATGGCAAACGGTTATACCCTGTTTGAAATCAGCCAATTTAATGCACCTTTGTTCGCGATTATCTCGCCGTTGAGTTATCCCTCCTTACCTGAGTATTGGCAGGCTTTTCAACCTGCGGCGTCGGATATATGGCAGCAACTGCATTTTGGCAAGGATGCTGAAAACTGGCAGATGTGGGCGCCTATTGTGGTGAAGGTAGAAGAAGGCAAACCAGGAGAAACCCTACTGCACTGGCTGACCGAAACACAGCCGGAGCGTCATGGTAACGTGATCCTCATGCATGGCGAACTGACATTGCAGCAGGTGGCCGATTTTTGGCAGCAGCGCATTTTCTGTCTCTGGCCTGATGGCACACGAGCGCTATTTCGTAGCTATGCACCAGACGTTTTATCAGCCTGGTGGTCCACTCTGGATCTTGCTGCACAAACGGATTTTCTCGGCCCGCTAAATAACCTGTACTTGCCCATAGTGAATAGCGAACGTGGGGAATATCAGCTATTCGCACAACAGGATGTTAATAAAGAATATAAGAATGATATTAATAACGCATACCAGATTACTTTAACGCGTTATCAATATTATCTTCTCGCTAATGACAATCGTTTACATCGATTAGCGAATGAACTCTTTCTTTTTGTCAGCGCGCAATGTGTTTTTCCGCTGGATATTGAAATAGTCAACGCGCGATTTATTAGCGGTATTGAATTAGCCAGGCGTTTTTATCCCAAAGCCAGCGAGGCGGAGTGTGAAGCCTGGTCCGCTCATCGCTGGGTACTCGGCAGTGAATTCTATTTACACCCGATCTTTATTCATCTGACTGAACGTTATTCGATTGCGGACAGTATTCGGATTTTTAAATCTGAGCCTGAACGTATTGAGAGTGTGCAGCTTAATTACCATCGCCCCGGTTGGATGCGGGGAGAGTTACCCGACATAACGGAGGTCACGCTGTGA
- a CDS encoding Hcp family type VI secretion system effector produces MPTPCYISIEGKTQGNITAGAFTSDSVGNIYVEGHEDEMLVQEFKHIVTVPTDPQSGQPSGQRVHKPFKFTVALNKAVPLMYNALASGEMLPTVTLKWYRTSVEGKQEHFFSTILTDATIVDIDCKMPHCQDPSKLDYTQLIEVSLAYRKIDWEHTVAGTSGSDDWRTPVEA; encoded by the coding sequence ATGCCAACTCCATGCTATATCAGCATCGAAGGTAAAACTCAGGGCAACATTACCGCGGGTGCTTTCACTTCTGATTCTGTCGGCAACATCTATGTGGAAGGCCACGAAGACGAAATGCTGGTACAGGAATTCAAACACATCGTCACCGTACCGACCGACCCACAGTCTGGTCAGCCGTCCGGCCAACGTGTGCACAAACCGTTCAAATTCACCGTCGCGCTGAACAAAGCTGTTCCGCTGATGTACAACGCCCTGGCGTCTGGCGAAATGCTGCCGACCGTGACCCTGAAATGGTACCGCACCTCTGTTGAAGGTAAGCAAGAACACTTCTTCTCTACCATCCTGACCGATGCCACTATCGTTGATATCGACTGCAAAATGCCACACTGCCAGGATCCATCCAAACTGGACTACACCCAGTTAATCGAAGTGTCGCTGGCTTATCGCAAAATCGACTGGGAACACACCGTTGCCGGGACTTCTGGTTCCGATGACTGGCGTACACCGGTCGAAGCGTAA
- a CDS encoding VasL domain-containing protein, which produces MQDAQQALKVGRDPRMLPEFDALRAEINKLSHASRPDVDWMLVHDMATTIFEKQGVDLQTAIYFTLARSRLAGLTGFTESCEFLANLIVTQWDNFWPPVHQERARIEMLDWFIARISEVVRQYAISHEHKRLVYRCERALQLMSEKLHNSGLSRIPRVENLLHFVEGYTHLFDETEIVIVSDDQELKKQDMQIPPMVFFHSDMEPGATVQSSGSSGSGQAALPAGSILIGREKGQMKPTVLKIEAHKKQKPAWFWFVSGLLTCALPVAAITGWQYWQEQKADALALLQQPAYALPTAPDHNDIRRVRIALGEQKLQGMEGELINRYQAQLEQVKNASPFYLYQYGNGLKNVMQQLYPDSLAVKEMERQWQLSLERQQGDEPKTLGYEQARARINETLQQLLELERQRRTVTISYLKSKLYDMQKDLISDVPFGIRLRELEARKTKSQSLTPAELRAMEDELRAFNVRLYRLQQSNSAS; this is translated from the coding sequence ATGCAAGATGCACAACAGGCCCTGAAAGTGGGTCGGGATCCACGGATGCTGCCGGAGTTTGACGCACTGCGGGCGGAAATTAACAAATTGAGCCATGCGTCTCGTCCTGATGTGGACTGGATGCTGGTGCATGACATGGCAACCACCATCTTTGAAAAGCAGGGCGTGGATCTCCAGACCGCGATCTACTTTACGTTGGCGCGTTCGCGACTGGCGGGATTGACGGGATTCACGGAAAGCTGTGAGTTTTTGGCAAACCTGATCGTGACGCAGTGGGATAATTTCTGGCCGCCGGTGCATCAGGAGCGAGCGCGTATCGAGATGCTGGACTGGTTCATTGCCCGCATCAGCGAAGTGGTGCGTCAATACGCCATTAGCCATGAACACAAACGGCTGGTTTATCGTTGCGAACGCGCGCTGCAATTGATGAGTGAAAAGCTGCACAACTCAGGGTTGAGCCGTATTCCTCGCGTCGAGAATCTGCTGCACTTCGTCGAAGGTTATACCCATTTGTTTGATGAAACCGAGATTGTCATTGTGTCGGACGATCAGGAACTGAAAAAGCAGGATATGCAGATTCCGCCCATGGTGTTCTTTCATTCAGACATGGAACCCGGCGCGACGGTGCAAAGCAGTGGTTCATCAGGATCGGGTCAGGCTGCTCTGCCTGCGGGCAGCATTCTCATCGGACGGGAGAAAGGGCAAATGAAACCGACGGTATTGAAAATTGAGGCGCATAAAAAGCAGAAGCCAGCCTGGTTCTGGTTTGTCTCCGGGTTGCTGACCTGCGCGTTGCCTGTCGCAGCCATTACGGGCTGGCAGTATTGGCAGGAACAGAAGGCTGATGCGCTAGCGTTACTGCAACAGCCAGCCTACGCGTTGCCCACGGCGCCCGATCATAATGACATTCGCCGGGTGCGTATTGCGCTGGGCGAACAGAAATTGCAAGGCATGGAAGGCGAGTTGATTAACCGCTATCAGGCACAGTTGGAACAGGTGAAAAATGCCTCACCTTTCTACCTGTATCAATACGGTAATGGGCTGAAAAACGTGATGCAGCAACTCTATCCTGATTCACTGGCGGTGAAAGAGATGGAACGCCAATGGCAGCTTTCTCTTGAACGCCAGCAGGGGGATGAACCGAAAACGCTGGGTTACGAACAGGCGCGTGCCCGCATCAACGAGACGTTGCAGCAGTTGCTGGAACTGGAACGGCAGCGCCGGACGGTGACGATTTCCTACCTGAAATCAAAACTCTACGATATGCAAAAAGACCTGATATCGGACGTCCCTTTCGGGATACGACTGCGGGAACTTGAGGCGCGTAAAACCAAGAGCCAATCGCTGACGCCAGCGGAGTTACGCGCGATGGAAGACGAGCTACGCGCCTTCAACGTCCGCTTGTACCGTTTGCAGCAGAGTAATTCTGCCAGCTGA